The genomic interval GCACCGGGCGGCCCTTGCTGCCGATCTTGGCGCCCGCCACGTTCGCCAGCACCACATCGCCCTCGATGGACGCGTAGAACTCGAGAACCCGTGCGGGAGCGAATCTTTCGATGGTGCGCCGCCACAGCCCGGCCGGCATGCCGGAGCCGATGAACAGCCGGATCGGATGCGAGTGACCGTTGGGGAAGGTGTCGGCGTCGAGGATGTCGCGCAGCATCGTCCAGGTGTAGGTGACGACGGTGACGCCGTAGCGGTGCACCTCCTCGGCGAAGCGCGCCGGATCCAGCGAGCGGGCCAGCGCGATCCGGCTGCCCCCGGCCACCGCGCCACCCAGGCTCACCAGCAGACCCGACGAATGGTGCAGCGGCGCGAGGCAATACACCGTGTCGCCGCGATCCAGATCGGCCGAACCGGCCGTGCCGAACGCCGACACCGCCCAGCGATGGTTGGTGATGTACTTGATGTCCAGCTTGTCGCCGGTGCCGGTGACCAGGACGAACGCCAGCTCTCGCGCCAGCCCCGGATTCGGGCGGAACCAGCCGGGCAGCACCACCCGGGACGGGTCGATCTGCTCGAGATCGGTAACCTCGCACCCCGGCGGCACATCCAGGCCGCGAGCGTCACCGCCGCCGAGCACCAGCACCCGGGCGCCGGTCCCGGTGGCCGCGCGCAGGTTCTCCGGGTCGGCCAGAATCGTCTTCGCGCCCGTCAGCTCGACCGCGCGCGGTAACTCGCTGCCGGGCGCGAGCAGTACGGCCACCGCCCCGAGCCGCGAGAGCGCCGCCACCGCGGCCAGCGCGCTCGGCCTGGTCTCCATCAGCACGCCGACCCGGGTGCCCGGCCGCACACCGACCGAGATCAGGCCGCGCACCACGTTGTCGATGCGCACATTGACCGCGGCGTTGGTGTGTACGCGGTCGTCGAACAGGAACAGGTCTCGCAACGGCGCCCGGCGCGCCTGCTCGGCGAGCAGCCGCCCCAGCGAGATCCGGGTGTGCGGCTGGATCATGCCCAGCCGGGTCAGCCGCGGCAGCGCCCGCGCCGCCTCGCCGGTCAGTTCCATCGAGCCGCGCAGGGTGCTGCTCGCGATGCTGCCGAGCGCCGCGCCCAGTCCGGCGCCGGTCTCGGCGAGCCCGGCGGCGGTGTGCACCACGCGGGTCGCCGCCGAGCGCGGGCGGTTGGCGGCGGCGTGCTCGTACATCGGCGCGATCTGGGCGGGCAGGTCGCCGCGGCCGCTGAGCCAGTTCACCCAATCTCGCACCAGCGGCCAGGTCTGGCTGGTCGCCGTCGATCCGGCCACCAGGCCGAAATGCCCGGCGACCAGGGTGGCCTCGTACACGTCGGCGTTCGGCGCGGCGCGCAGGACGCCGCGCACGGCGGCCGGCTGGCCGATGTCGTCCACCTCGCCGACGAACGCCAGGATCGGGCAGCGCAACTCGGCCAATGAGACCGGATGGTCGCGAATCACGAAGCCGCCCAGCATCATCCGGTTGTGCGTCACGAACTGTTTGAGCAGGTCCGCCGCGGCCGGACCGGAGTAGCCGACCCAGCCGTCGTGCTCAAGGAACCGGCGCTGGCGCTCCTTGGGCAGCAGCGCCTCGCGGTCGTGCAGCTGGCGCAGGAAGTCGATGCGGGCCTTGGCCGTCTTCACCGGGTCCAGCATCTGGAAGCCCAGGCGCACCATGGAGTCGGTGATGGGCAGCCGGGTGAGGACGTGGTCGGCGACGAAATCGGCGACGTCGGACACCAGCCCGTGCGGTAGCCCGAACGGCAGGCCGGCCACGATATCGACCGGACTGCCGAAGGTGACGATGCTCTCCACGCCCTTGCCGTAGCGGTAGGCGGCGGTCTGGTAGGCGAACATGCCGCCCTGCGAATAGCCCATCAGGTGCACGCCGTGGCCGGTCAGTTCGTTGACCGTGTCGATGGCGCTGTCGAGGGCGAGCACGTGGTCGGCCAGGTCGCGCTGCCAGCCGCCCTCCTCGCTGGCCGGTGACCCGAAATCGAGGACCCAGCAATCGATTCCGGCGCGGTGCAGGATGCCGACGGCACCGCCCTCGGCGTTCACGTCGTAGATGTCGGCGTTGACCATCAGCGGCGGCACCAGCAGCGCCACGGGACGGCCGGGGGTGGTGTCGTCGGGGAAGTAGTGCCGCAGCCGGTACATGCGCTTGCGCTCGGTCACCTCGTAGGGCGACGACTCCACGTCGTGCGCCAGCCCCCCGAAGCGGATGACCTCGAGCCCGTTCTGCGCGGTCGCCACCAACCGCTGCACCGACCGCGCGACGAACCTCGTATCGAACTTCACGGAAACTCCCAGCCCTCGCCCTGCACGTGACGCCCGTCACAGACCCCTGCGTGTCCAGATGAGCTTGCCACATCATCAGCCTACTTCGCGGGCGCCGGAACGGACGCATCCGGCAAGCGGCGGTTCGCCCGTTCGTTACGAGCGGTTCGCCGGTTCGTTGCGAAGCCAACGGCCGGCTCCGGCCCCGCTCCTCGCGCAGCACCGCAGGTACCGCGCGCGACGCGCCGGGCACGATCGAAGCCGACGCGCCGAGGCGCTGACCGGACGGCCGAACGATCACCATTCGTTATGGCACAAGGTTTTTCACCTCGGTTCGCGAATTCCGCCACATCCTGTCGGTGCCGGGACTTACTATCGATTCGCTGGAAACGCGCTGTCGCGCATTCAGTTTCGCTCGAGTGTCTAGTTGAGCAGGCCCCCGGCCTGCCGTATCGCCCTGTCTCCACCACCGGCGCCGTCGCCGTCGTCGTGGCAATTACGAGGTGAGGACCACAGCATGACCATCGAACTGCCGGCACAGACCGCGAATCACGTGCAGAAGAGCCTGTCCACCAGTGCCGCACACCAACTCGCGCACACCACCAAATCCGAACCGCAGATGCAGGGCATCAGCTCCCGCTGGCTGACCCGCACGCTGCCGTGGGTCCAGGTGCACGGCGGCATCTACCGCGTCAACCGCCGTCTGACCCACACCGTCGGCAACGGCGAGGTCGAATTCGCCGTCGACGGCGGCCAGGCCCGGGTCATCCCCCTGGAGCTGCAGGAACTGCCGCCGCTGCGCGGCTTCGACGACGAGGAGGCGCTCGGCGCGCTGGCCCGGCAGTTCGAGCAGCACGACCTGGAACCGGGCACGGTCGTCGCCGAATTCGGCAACCCCATCGACCAGCTCCTGCTCATCGTGCACGGCAAGCTGAGCAAGCTCGGCACCGGCGAGTACGGCGAGACCACCCGCGTCGGCATCCTCGGCGGCGGTTCGTATTTCGGCGAGGACGTGCTCACCGACGAGGACGCGATATGGCCGGTCACGCTCACCACCGTCACCCGCACCACCCTGCTCGCGCTGCCCCGCGCGGCCTTCGAACGAACCCGCGACGAGATACCGGCGCTGAGCGAACAGCTGTCACGGTTCGCGTCGGCGCCGGCGCGGCCACAGAACAACCACGGCGAGGCGAATATCGAGATCTCCTCCGGGCACTCGGGCGAGCCGCTGCTCGAGGGCACCTTCGTCGATTACGACGCCGCCCCGCGCGAGTACGAGCTGGGCCTGGCACAGAGCGTGCTGCGGGTGCACACCCGCGTCGCGGACCTGTTCAACGAGCCGCACAACCAGATCGAACAGCAGCTGCGGCTGACCATCGAGGCCCTGCACGAGCGCCGCGAACACGACCTGGTCAACAACCGCGATTTCGGCCTGCTGCACAACTGCGATCTCAAACAGCGCATCTACACCGAGTCCGGCGCCCCCACCCCGGACGACATGGACGAGCTGCTGAGCATGCGCCGCAGCACGAAACTCTTTCTGGCACACCCGAAAGCGATCGCGGCGTTCGGGCGCGAATGCACCCGCCGCGGCATCTATCCCGACCCGGTGGAGATCGACGGCAACCGCATCCCGGCCTGGCGCGGCGTGCCCATCTACCCGTGCGGCAAGATCCCGGTGAGCGACAAGCACACCACCTCGATCCTGGCCATGCGCACCGGCGAGAAGGAGCAGGGCGTGATCGGCCTGCACCAGACCGGCATCCCCGACGAGTACGAGCCGAGCCTCAACGTCCGCTTCAAGGGCATCGACGACCAGTCGATCATTTCCTACCTGGTCAGCTGCTACTACTCGGCGGCCGTGCTGGTGCCCGACGCGCTGGGGATCCTCGACAATGTCCTCGTCGCCCGGCACGACTGACGGAAGTGAGCAGTCATGTCGGTGCTGTCACGCGCCGCGGCCCCGCCTGCCACCGGTGAGCTGGCCGCGGTCGTCGCCAAACTTCTGACCAATCTGGATCACGCTCCCCCGGCCGCCCTACCGCTGCCGGACAGTTCGAAAGGCCCTGCGGCCCAGCCGGTTTCGGCACCGTTCGCGGATATGGTCGATTCCGTCACACCGCACCGGCTGCTGGGGCCCACCGGGCTCGGCGCGTCCGGCCTGCTGTTACGGCCGCGAGGCGACAAGGACGGCGGGGCGAGCCGGTCCCGCTCCGGCTCGCCGGGTGCGCCGGAGCCCGCGGGCGAGCCGGGCGGGTCCCGGCTGAGTCGCCTGCTGTCCGGGCATACCGATCTCGCACAGTTCCCGCGCCGGACGGCGGCCCCGGCGCGGGAACCCTCCCACGCCGAGCCGTCCGCCGAAGGCACAGGTGCGGCGGAGGACGAGCGCGACATCCCACCGCTGTACTGCCCGCCACCCCTGCGCGACAATCCGGCGCTCGCCACAGCGGTGAACGAGGGAATCCTGGTGTGGGCCGAGAGCATCGGCCTGTACGAGAACAATCTGGACGAGCTGCGCAAGGCCGACTTCGGACGGCTGATCATGCTCGCGCATCCGGACTGCGACGACCCGGACCGGCTGCTCGCCGCCGCCAAATGCGCGGTGTCGGAATGGTCGGTCGACGACTACTACTGTGAGGAGGACGCCGACGACCGCGCGCCCGACGGCACCCCGTCCAGCGCCGAGGCCGAACTGGGGCCGCGACTCGAAATGGCCGCGGCCGCAATAGATCCCGTGCACCTTCCGGCCGAGTACCAGGAGCGGTTGGAGCGGGCGCTGCAGGCCGATCCGATCCTGCGCGCGTTCCGCACCTCGTTCGAGCACCTGTCGCACTACGCCACGCCGGCGCAGCTGGCGCGGCTGCGCACGGAGATCGGTGGCTGGTTCATCGCACTCGGCGCGGAGGCGGGCTGGCGGCTGGCCGGGCGGATGCCACCGGTGTGGGAGTACCTCGCCAACCGCCAGCCGCACAGCTTCCTGCCGTGTATGGCGCCGATCGACGTGCTCGGCGGCTACGAGCTGAGCGCGGCGGAGTACACCGATCCGCGCGTCCGCCGCGTGGTCACCACGGCCGCGCTCGCCGCGCAGATGGTCAACGACCTGTACTCGATGGCCCGCGAGGACCTGTCGAACGGCCGGGAGTTCAATCTGCCGACGGTGCTGGCGGCGGAGGAGAACTGCCCGCGCCGCCAGGCGGTGCGGCGCACGGCCGAGATCCACGACGAACTGGTGCACCGCTTCGAAGGGGAGGCGGCGGCACTCGCCGCCGCGGGTTCCCCGGAGTTGCGGCGCTTCCTGGGCGGCCTGTGGGGCTGGATGGGCGGCAACCGCGCCTGGCACGCCGACAGCCGCCGTTATCACGACCAGAGCTGACGCGACCGTTTCCGATATCTCATTCGCGCACGACCCGGCACTACCAGGTTCGAGAGGATGATCTGCGATGACGATGCTCGACCGCGAGACCGATGGTGTCCTGCACAGCAGTTACCAGCGCTCGGTCTCCGAATATTGGAACAACAATCCCAACGACGACCGGGTCAACACCAAACTCGGTGAGGTCGACGGGCTCTACCACCACCACTACGGGGTGGGCGAGCCGGACTGGTCGGTGCTGGAGGGCCCGGACGACACCCGGCAGGACCGGATCGTGCGCGAACTGCACCGGCTCGAAACCGCGCAGGCCGACCTGCTGCTCGACCATCTCGGTGACGTCCGCCCCGGTGACCGGCTGCTCGATGCCGGCTGCGGGCGCGGCGGCACCAGCATCATGGCCAACCAGCGCTTCGGCTGCCGGGTGGACGGCGTGACGATCTCGGAATACCAGGTCGGCTTCGCCAACGACCAGGCCCGCACCCGCGGTGTCGCCGATATGGTGCAGTTCCACTTCAAGAACATGCTCGACACCGGATTCGATTCGGGCAGCATGCGCGGCATCTGGACCAACGAGACGACCATGTACGTCGACCTGCACGATCTGTTCGGCGAGTTCGCGCGGCTGCTGGAACCGGGCGGGCGCTACGTCTGCATCACCGGCTGCTCCAACGACGTGACGGGCGGTAAGTCGTCGTCGGTGAGCTGGATCGACGCGCACTACGGCTGCATGATCCATCCGCGCGGCGAATACTTCCGGGCGTTGGCCGCCAACGGCCTGGTGCCGGTCGGTGTCACCGACCTGACCCCGGCCACCATCCCGTACTGGGATCTGCGCACCCATTCCGAACTCGCGACCGGTGTGGAGAAGCCGTTCCTCACCGCCTATCGGGAGGGAAGTTTCCAGTATTTGCTGATCGCCGCGGATAAGGTAGGTAGGTGACCATCGACTCGACGATCGACCGCGAGGCCCTGCCCGTCGAACTGGTGGACGAGCAGGGCCGCGCGATCGGCGCCTGCCCGGTGTCCCAGGCGCACACCGCGCCGGGCCGCCTGCACCGCGCGTTCTCGGTGTTGTTGTTCGACGCCGACGGGCGGGTGCTCCTGCAGCAGCGCGCCGCGGTCAAGACCCGGTTTCCGCTGCTGTGGACCAACACGTGCTGCGGCCATCCGGCGCCGGGCCGCGACCCGGCCGATGCCGCGGTGGATCGGCTCGTGGAGGAGCTGGGGATCTACAGCACGCTGTCGGAGGTGGGCACGTTCACCTACCGGGCGGCCGATCCCGGCACCGGCCGCGTCGAGCACGAGTGGGATCACGTCCTCGTCGGCCGATTCGACGGCGCACCCCCGCGCCCCGATCCGGCGGAGATCGCCGACCACGCCTGGGTGTGGCCGAGCGACCTCGCCGACGCCATGGTCGCCGATCCGCAGCGGTATACGCCCTGGCTGTCCGGGGTGCTCGGGGTGATCGAGAGTGTCGAGGTCGAGTAGCGCCCCGGTGCTGTCAACGCTAGGGCCGCGCGAACGAGACGCCGTCGGGTGGTGCGAGCAGTCCGGTGCCGGTGGGTAGGGTCGCCAATACCGACTCGAGCCGGGAGTGGTGGCTTTGCGCGACGGTGAGCAGCCGTTGCACATCGCGGGCAAGGAAGGCGTCGAGCATGAGCGCGTGATCGGTGTGCAGCCGCACTCGGTCGGCCCGCGACACGTGCACCATCGACTGCACGGGTTCGGTGACGTTCCAAGCGGATTCGAGCAGGTGCAGCAGCCGGAACATGCGCGAGGGCCGGGTCAGGGCGAGATGGAACTGGCGCGACCGGCGATGGTAGCCGACCGGATCGTCCTCGCGGATGGCCTGTTCCAGCGCCGCGTTCACCTCCAGCAGCGCCGCGCGATCCGCGGCGGTGGCGTGGCTGACGGCGGCGGCCAGCGACGCCTCCTCCAGCGCCTGCCGCACCAGGTACATCTCCCGCAGTTCGCTCGCGGTCAACTGCGCCACCGTGTATCCCGCATGCGGTTCGTGCGCGACCAGGCCCTCACCGATCAGGATCTTCAGCGCTTCGCGGACCGGAATGTGGCTGACGTCGAATAGTTCGGCCACCTCACGCAGTGGGATCACGGTGCCCGGCGGCACCGCGCCGTCGAGAATCACCCGCCGCAGTTCCCCGAGGATGATCCGCGGCCGACCCGGTTCGTCGACCACCAGCTTCGCGAGTAACGCCGAGCGTCGTCGTGGAGGCATGTCGCGACGCTATGGCCGCGGTGTTGTCGGCAGCGGTCGCCGATGTGACGATCACGAAACGATCGGGAGTTCTCTGGCAGCATGGCGGCCATGGAGCTGATCGGGCTGGATCGGATCGAGGCGGCGGCGAAGCAACTCGGGCCGGTCATCCGGCGCACGCCGGTGGTGGCGTCGCGGGTGCTGTCGGAACGCACCGGGCGCGAGGTGCGGCTGAAATGCGAGAATCTGCAGCGCACCGGGTCGTTCAAGCCGCGTGGCGCCTATCACCGGATCGCGAACCTGCCCGACGACGACCGGCGGCGCGGCGTGGTGGCGGCCAGCGCCGGTAATCACGCGCAGGGCGTCGCCTGGTCCGCGACGACGCTCGGCATCGACTCGACGGTGTTCATGCCCATCGGCGCGTCGCTGCCGAAGCTGGCCGCCACCCGGGCCTACGGCGCCACCGTGCACCAGGTGGGCGACAGCATCGACCGATCACTCACCGCGGCAATGGATTTCGCGGAGCAGACCGGCGCGACCCTGATCCATCCGTTCGACCATCCCGACATCGTGGCGGGCCAGGCCACCGTGGCGCTGGAGATCCTGGAGCAGATGCCGGAGGTGGGCACCGTCATCGTGCCGACCGGTGGTGGCGGCCTGCTCGCCGGAGTGGCCGTCGCGCTGCGCCACCTGGCGCCCGAGGTCCGGGTGATCGGCGTCCAGGCCGCACAGGCCGCGGCCTGGCCGCAGTCGCTGGCGGCCGGTGAACCCGTTGCGCTGGAACGGATGTCGACCATGGCCGACGGCATCGCGGTCGGCCTGCCGGGCGGGGTGCCGTTCGCGCACGTCGTCGACCGGGTCTCGATCGTGACCGTCGATGAGGACGCCCTGTCGAGTGCGCTGCTGCTGTGCATGGAGCGCGCCAAACTGATCGTCGAACCGGCCGGGGCGGCCGCGGTCGCCGCACTGATGACCCGCGCCGACGAGCTGGACCTGCGCGGCCCGGTGTGCGCGATTCTGTCCGGCGGTAATGTGGACCCGCTGTTGCTCACCCGGTTCATCGGGCACGGGCTCAGCGCGGCCGGGCGTTATCTCGCTGTGCGCGTGACGATTTCGGACCGCCCCGGGAGCCTGGGCAAGCTCCTGGCCGCCGTCGGCGACACCGGGGCGAGTGTGCTGGACGTCGTGCACTCGCGCACCGGGGCCTGGCTGGCCATCGACGAGGTCGAGGTGCTGCTGACCCTGGAGACCCGCGGCACCGCCCACCGCGACGACGTGCTGGACGCCCTCGACGCCGCGGGCTATCCGGTGCGCGTGCAGGATTGACGATTCAGTGCGCGGCGCCCAGTTCCAGGGCGAGCACGCCGAGAATCACCAGCCCGATCCCGCCGATCTGCACCAGGGTCAGCCCTTCGTCGAGGAACAGCGCCCCGATGGTCGCCACGGCCGCCACCCCGATGGCCGACCACACCCCGTACGCGACCCCGATGGACATTCCCCGCTTCAACGCCTGCGACAGGAAGAAGAACGCGCTCGCGTACCCGACCACCACCACGATCGAGGGCACCAGCTTGCTGAACCCCTCGGACAGTTTCAACGACACCGTCGCCGTCACCTCGGACGCGATGGCCAGCACCAGCAGCAGGAAGGTCATGGCCGCAGGATAACCGGCGCTCCGCTCAGCCGAGCCAGGCGCGGGCGGTGGCGGTGGCGGCGCGGACTTCCGCCAGTTGCTCGGCGACCCGTTCGCCTGCCGTGCCGCCGCGGGCGTTGCGGGAGGCGATCGAACCCTGGACGGTGAGGACCTCGCGCACCTGCGGGGTGAGGGCGGGGTCGACGGCGGCGAACTCCGCGTCGGTGAGCTCGTCCAGGCCCACGCCGCGGGCCTCGGCGGCGCGGACGCAGCCACCGGCGGCCTCGTGCGCCACGCGGAACGGAACACCTTGGCGCACCAGCCATTCGGCGATGTCGGTGGCCAGGGTGTATCCGGCGGGGGCGAGTTCGGCCATGCGGTCGGTGTGGAAGGTCAAGGTCGACATCAGGCCCGCGATGGCGGGCAACAGCAGTTCGAGCTGGGCGATCGAGTCGAACAGGGGCTCCTTGTCCTCCTGCAGGTCGCGGTTGTAGGCCAGCGGCTGCGCCTTCAGTGTGGCGAGCAGGCCGGTGAGGTTGCCGATCAGACGGCCGGCCTTGCCGCGAGTCAGCTCGGAGACGTCCGGATTCTTCTTCTGCGGCATGATCGACGACCCGGTGGACCAGGCGTCCGCCAGCGTGATGTAGCCGAATTCCGGTGTGCTCCAGATGATCACCTCTTCGGCCATACGCGACAGGTCCACCGCGGTCATGGCGAGCACGAACGCCGCCTCCGCGGCGAAGTCCCGTGCCGATGTGGCATCGATCGAATTGGCCGCGGCCGCATCGAAATCCAGATCGGCGGCGATCGCCTCCGGATCCAGGCCCAGCGACGACCCGGCCAGCGCGCCGGAACCGTAGGGCGACACGGCCGCTCGCTTGTCGAAATCGCGCAACCGGTCGACGTCGCGCAGCAGCGGGTGGGCGTGGGCGAGCAGTTGATGCGCGAGCAGCACCGGCTGCGCGGCCTGCAGGTGCGTCTTGCCCGGCATGACCGCCTCCGGGTGCGCGGCCGCCTGCGCCACCAGCGCGTCCACCACGTCCAGCACCCCGGCCGCGATCCGGCGCACCGCGTCGCGCAGCCACATCCGGAACAGGGTGGCCACCTGGTCGTTGCGCGAGCGGCCCGCCCGCAGCCGGCCGCCGAGTTCGGCGCCGACGCGTTCGATCAGCCCGCGCTCGAGCGCGCCGTGCACGTCCTCGTCGGATTCGGCCGGACCGAACGCCCCCGACTCGACGTCGGCGGCGAGCCGGTCCAGCCCCGCCAGCATGCCCGCGAGATCGTCGTCGGACAGCAGACCGGCCTTGTGCAGCACCCGCGCGTGCGCCTTGGACGCCCGCACGTCGTAGGGCGCCAGCGCCCAGTCGAAGTGGGTCGACTTGCTCAGCGCCGCCATCGCCGCGGCCGGGCCGGACGCGAATCGCCCGCCCCACAGCGCGCCCTCGTTGGTGCTGCCGCCCTGCGTCATCGGTGGTCGTCTCCTCGTCTCGCGATCATCGGAACGTGCACGCGCGGATCTCGGGCGGCGCTACTTCTTCTTGCTCAAATCCCGGCGGGCGGCGACCTTGGAGGACAGGCCGTGAATCTGGACGAAGCCTTTGGCCAGCGACTGGTCGAAGGTGTCGCCCTCGTCGTAGGTGGCGAGGTTGAAGTCGTAGAGCGATTCCTCGCTGCGGCGGCCGTTGACGACGACGTTGCCGCCGTGCAGCACCATCCGGATCTGGCCGGACACGTGCTCCTGGGTGTCGCGCACGAACGCGTCCAGCGCGCGCTTGAGCGGCGAGAACCACAGGCCGTCGTACACCAGCTCGCCCCAGCGCTGCTCGACCTGACGCTTGTAGCGGCCCAGCTCGCGCTCGACGGTGACGGCCTCGAGTTCCTGATGCGCGGCGATCAGCGCGATGGCGCCCGGCGCCTCGTAGATCTCGCGGCTCTTGATGCCGACCAGGCGGTCCTCCACCATGTCCAGCCGGCCCACGCCCTGGCGGCCCGCGCGCGTGTTCAGTTCGGTGATGGCCTCGAGCACGCTGACCGGGCGGCCGTCGATGGCCACCGGGACGCCGCGGTCGAAGGTGACGATCAGCTCGTCGGGGGCCTCGAAGTTGACCGTCGGGTCCACGGTGTAGTCGTAGACGTCCTTGGTCGGCGCGTTCCACAGGTCCTCGAGGAAGCCGGTCTCGACCGCGCGGC from Nocardia wallacei carries:
- a CDS encoding argininosuccinate synthase encodes the protein MADRVVLAYSGGLDTSVAISWIGKETGAEVVAVAIDLGQGGEDMEVVRQRALDCGAVEAIVVDARDEFADEYCLPTVQANALYMGRYPLVSAISRPLIVKHLVEAAEYHNASTVAHGCTGKGNDQVRFEVGIGALAPDLNVIAPVRDYAWTREKAIAFAEENSLPITVTKKSPFSIDQNLWGRAVETGFLEDLWNAPTKDVYDYTVDPTVNFEAPDELIVTFDRGVPVAIDGRPVSVLEAITELNTRAGRQGVGRLDMVEDRLVGIKSREIYEAPGAIALIAAHQELEAVTVERELGRYKRQVEQRWGELVYDGLWFSPLKRALDAFVRDTQEHVSGQIRMVLHGGNVVVNGRRSEESLYDFNLATYDEGDTFDQSLAKGFVQIHGLSSKVAARRDLSKKK